Genomic DNA from Corylus avellana chromosome ca4, CavTom2PMs-1.0:
CTTAACCCCTAAAAACTAGTTTAAGAGGTGAGGattttcctcacacttataaactgaccaccaacctcttccacaaccgatgtgggataaccccaataTATGTTATCCACACACGATGACACAATCTTAGAGCTTAATTAGCACTTTTAATTGTTTAGACctaaataataattacaatatcCAGAATTATAATAACTTTACTTtaaccaaacaaaattaatgattaTATTACTAACCGACATTCATGAAGCTGTTGAGAAACCCCATCCAAGTTGAGTCACCTTACAAATTTGATCACCTATTAGCTCCTGAAtcaatatttgttaaaaaaaaaaatagagatgatAGGAACTGCCACATGATCAGTCCAATAAAATGtggatttaatatttaacatttatCCATATAAAAGGTGATGATTATTTAGCCAAATTGATCTTATTCGtaaataggaaaaaagaaaaaagcatccTACATGATATGAGTACCACTCTAAAGACATAAATCAGTTTACTATACTTACTATAGGACAAAAATGTTTATGgacatttgacactattttaaatgggtttgaagatattttctttagactggtttgaaggaaatttttgtcatttagttaaaaaaatttcctttatGAGATGCATCAAACACAAGCTTAgggacaaaagaaaagaaaaaaatgcatcaCACACACCAATCTCCCCCTGAGTCGGAATAACGACAACCCGTTTTTCTTGTGGACTGTTGAaccgagacttgttggtaaacctgggTTCTGATATCAGTGTTGGATGGTCTTGGATCTTTCTCAACCCCCAAAAACTagttcaagaggtgaggctttccctcacacttataaactgaccaccaaccccttccacaaccgatgtgggataaccccaacataTGTTATCCACATACGATGACACAATCATAGAGCTTAATTAGCACTTTTAATTGTTTAGACctaaataataattacaatatcCAGAATTATAATAACTTTACTTTAACCAATCAAAATTAATGATTATACTACTGACCGACATTCATGGAGCTGTTGAGAAACCCCATCCAAGTTGAGTCACCTTACAAATTCGATCACCTACTATTTTTGAACACGAGGGGAgcaaaaatatgtaaaataataatgtttAGTTATATTATGAAATGATGTTGGCTTTGGAATTTTTGAAGCCACATGTGACTTAAGCTACACTCCATAGAATAATTGGTTTAAAAGTAACACAACCACTAAGTGATGTTTGTTTATTCGGCAATAGTTAGTTGCTTTGCGCATGGTTATAAGCTTAGGATAAATGATTTTGTCTGCATCCTCTAGCATTTCTTATACATTGCTTCTCCTTTCCACTTCATCCCCACATTAGATATTTATTTGTGTACCAATTAGCGCCGCAATCGAGCTGAGCTAAGTCGTTCGAGTCAAGTATTGAATTTTTCGAACTATAGAAGAGAGTGTGCCGAGAGATATCTGAATCAGAGAAACACGTTAATAAACGAttaattatatacatatatacactaACATATTAACTTGCAAGGGATCTTAATAAAAGATCATTTTACAATGATTGACAAGAaacagaataaaatatatatgtataatatttgttttttttttttttttttgaatttatgtgTTATAGATATTTGGTTGAACTGAATATGTCAGCAACCAATCAAATGGAAAATAGTATATACTTGTCACTCATTTATGGTACaaccatttttttcaaatgccaTGCCTGTGTCACTGGGCCAAACATCCTTCCCAATAATTGACACATAACATAGACAAGATCTAGATGCCACATATTATttcctaccaaaaaaaaaaaaattgattaaaggTAAAATTGCTGCAATGGGGGCAGTAATAAGGCTACACGAATTTTACTTGAATGATCCAGAGAAgagattgtttgtttgtttgtttaagaAGAAACCTAGAAGAAATTAAATGCCTTAAAAATGAGGAGAAAAATTTAGTCAAGAAGGTTGGTGAAATATGCTTTCCTTATTTGTAGACAATTTTCTCTGTCAGTGAAGATGTAAGCTTGTTTTCTGGGCACGCCAGTTGTTTGATTTGTTAGGCTGCATCATATCAGCTGACACTGACTCATTATAAGCCTTTCATTTTCATGTCTAAAGCAAAGGCCAAGAGAATTTTGGTTCTGCAGAATCATATTTCTAACTGTTTCATACTTATAATAACCGCAATAACTACCGGTGTCATCGCTGAAAAGATGATTTCTGCTACGACAGATCGGCTCTCGTGAGAAGCTTTCATCGATTTTCAGCGACGACCTTTGTTTGCGTCGCTAAAAGTAAATATCCACGACGACTCTAAAAGTCGACGGAACAAACACAACCATTTGGGCAAcgacttttagggttttagagATGATGTTGGATCGTTGTTTTTCTTGTAGAATTTCTTTGGTTTAACATCTGATCAGGTTTAAAACACTATGGCAAGCCACCAAAATGTAGACTTTAACTTGAAGACAAAATTATTAGGAAAAGAAGCTCAGGATTTGAACACCATTTAACGCAAGCCACTAGGTGTAAAATGGTCATCTGAATGGTTCCAAAGAAAAGTTGCAGAATATTCAGGTATGTTCACAAGTCAGGGCCCACAAAAATTCTAGAGTGAAGAAGAGTATATAAACATATTCCAAGCAAAGCTAAGGCTGCCTGTGCTTTGCAAAAGTTATTATTACAAACCTTAAAGGTTTGGTTCGAGTGGTAAACCAGTTGGTtttaatgtcatttttattaGGTCTAACGTTCGAATTTTTTTGgatgcaaacaattctttggggTCATGTCAGTCAATGAAATTAGAATCTTATCCAATCCGTGTGGATAAAGCGCTTTGTACGTGTCTAAGGTTTAACCGACAATAGTGAGTACATGAAGTGACCCTACATAGATTccttgtcattaaaaaaaaaaagaaaaaaaaagttaataatatgTTCCTCTACTACTATTGTAACCAAAGAATAGATGCTAGATTTTCGTTAGGTTTTAAACAACAGCTTGAGATCTGAGTTGCCCAATATATAACTCCCAACATAAAGGAAAATGAACCGGGTATTACAACATTGACTACAATCCCTTTATGAATTCACCAtacaatctatatatattttatggaaATTAGTTCTACGTAAACTACCATACGATATTTACATTTTAATGATTGGCGTAATAAATGTCACGTCGTTCATcatatcaatttataagaaatttatagtaaaagttatagTATTTCCAacgacaatatatatatatatgagctcaAATAAGATAAGAGTAGTGAGTCCAAGTAATATAAGTCAACAAAGCATTTAGTAGTACTGGAAATGTGATAAAGGAGTACAAATTACATCGTTTGTTCCTTAAGTTACAACAACGTTACTTCTCTCCGTAGAAGCAGTTCATTGAGTCATGTCTAGACTAGACCACTTTGCTTGCGAATCAAACATTGGAACCCAACAATTAttgacacttttttctttttgtcgcTTGGCAAACCCACCCTAGCGACCACTTGCATTGTTCAAGATTTTAGACTAGTTAAATGTTAATTAAGCACTTAAGCATgacttagtttttttttttaaaaaaaaaaaattgttaattatatgattattataATCAACAGTAGTTGACACTAATTTCTTATTAGTAAGACTATCAAGTAGTCAACCTTAAGCAATACACCGTTGCCAAGTGTCATATTATATTGTTTGTAAGACCTTTTAGGTGTTACTCATccttaagaaaaataaaattaaagaaaaactttctAGTGTGAGATTTAGGTGTAAATGCAAGGTAGTATCaagattttctattttattttaaacaaaatgttTGAGgcactacaatttttttattataatctcCTTATAAGCTGACGTGGCACTCCATGTTGACCACAATAAAATTGAGTAATTCTATTAATCACCCCATTATACATAACACTCCCATCCATCCAAGCTGATGTGGTGTGATCCTCCCAACCAAAAATTCAATTCTCATTCCCAATaggtagttcaatcagttgAAGACTACGTCTCATAAAACAGATGTCACTTAATTCGAATTTCTCTTTCCCCTCTCTTTGTgaggacatgtccaaaaaaaaaaaaaaaaacaatcctCATGCAATAAATACTTTAGAGATCACACCACATCAACTTTAATGTGAAAGAATAATGGATTGATGTATATCATTACTccatcaaatttaattgttgagAAATGATCACACTCgcaaatcactattagattcaAAATCCAATATTGGTTTTTAACACAATTTTAAGGAATATGCATTTGAGAATGTGATAATAAGAGTatgtgtaacattttttttaaaaaaattgtttagtagTTAATGTGGTAAGTGCCAAGTAAACTTACAAAATGGCATAATTATAACTTGATAAGTGTTCACAAGAAACTcgtagtaaaaattataataccccTAATTCTCTTATACCAACTTTCATAACTAATATTggcctttattattattattattattttaacctTTTTCCATTACTTTCTATATCAAAAGAATTAGTCTAATTCTGAGCATTGGGTGTGTGCTTGTGCGCTTGTTTGTTATTATCACCACATAAATTTTAACCATGGAAGGATGAGAAAACTAAGGCCCCACCCCAAAACTGAATTAGATCTAGATCCGCTCAAGATTTTGTGTAGACCGGATTGAATTCATCTACACCATCACCAGGAAAGCAAATTCAAAGGCTGAGATAGTTTATTCCAATATATAACCTACAGATCCAATGAGCCGTACCACAAACCAACCCACAAGACTCTTCTCGTCCATCAATTTCACAGACCAAAATGACACAAATCCAAGGTTGATTTAAGTCCTGAAGTGAACtgtatttctttcttgttgctTCTCTTGATGTTTGGTGTTGAACCCTTCTCTGAAAAAAACACCTTGGAGGAGAAATACCTAAAATTAAGTTTTAGGGTTGCAGAAGAAAGTCCGAAATTTGTATATGATGAAAAGTTAGTACTAGTTGTGGCAGCTACTATAGTAGTTGGGAGTTAGGTgtggaagaagagaaaggaagtaAAATCGAGTTGAGGGAGATTGAAATAAAATGAGCCGGTTTACTTGGACCCCAACAGTAAATCTAACCGATGTGGTACAATCTTGACTGTAAATGGGAGAATGCAAGAGCAAAATGAACGGCAGGGAAAACCCATAACATTGGGTTGGGAACATGAAGGCTGCCACGGCCAACAGCAACAACCACCGGCCAGAATTTCACTAACCTTCATCTTTGTCAACAATCATGGGAGTCAGCTTGCAGAGAACCTCTTCGAAACATTGAAGACCGCCTTTGACAGAAGGTAATTTCTGATCCAACATCAGAATCAAGGAGTCCAAGTCAATCAGACTAGGATCTATCAATGACTTCCaaatgaagaatgaagatgGTGTCTAGGAAGTGAGAAATGAAGATACAACAGAGGGGGAATAACCAGAGGCACAGACTCTAACGATGCAACTAAATGGGGTTTTGCAAAAGAATAGAATTTATAGCTTCTCTACTACAATGCCATTGGGGAGAACTAGTTGTCAGTTTCAAAGATTCAGTCTCATTAACTTGAGAAATAGAATAGAATCTCAACAAGTAATATCACCATATCTAAAAGCTAGTAATGGCAGCAgcaattagaagataatgagtTTTAATATAGCTTCGATAATGTAATGCAAAAATGTTCATAAACCCACAATCAACTCAAGTTTAACATTAGATTAACTACAACAGAAAATCAAAAGTTCCTTGAAACTTAAAACAACTACTTTCGTTGGCATCACAGAGAACATAATGGCAGCCACTGGAGCCGAAAAGAGTGCTTTGTGGCACAGATGATTACAACCTTTAGCGGTACTgcaagaaagaaggaaaaaaattgccaaaatgaGATCAGATTAAAAAAACCAATTCAAACCAGATCACTCAATAAAGCATAATTATCCACGGAAGAAAGATCATTACCTTGATGAAGCCAATTTCCTTGGCGTTGCTACGGAAGCATTGTCTGCAACACATGAGGCCATACTTCCGAATCAGCCCATGGGGATTCCCGCACACACGACTGCCAAACAAAAGAAGCACAACACAAAATCCCAAATCAATAACTTCGTTACTTTTCCCAAATGTGCAAGTCCTCAAACCATGTACAAAATCGCTACTACAAGGCATGAACTCTAAAACCTCAGTCCACAACACAATACCCTGCctgaaatatttttgaaatcgtTGCACTTCCAACAATTCCAAGCAATTAAATCTTCCAAGAGAAACGAAAAATGGTCACTTGCTTATATATCTACTCATGGCCACAAATCTATTCCATATACTATAATGCAATGATTTCCTCTTCATGGTCTTTCACTTTTAAGCCCGCATTTTCCTTTAACGTAATGTTTTCAACATTATTTTGTTCAAAACCTTATCTTCCAATTTGCTCATAAACAAGCACgatcaaattctttttttaaacagaGAAATTAACCTACTAATTAAACAGATAAACAAGCACGATGAACGAAAAATCATGATGTTTAAGCAAAGTCTAAACGCAATAATATGAGTATTTGGCACAAGATCCGAACAACAATTAACCCAGCAAGATAAGattaaacagaaaaaagaaacaatcattACAGCGACAAACCAAATAACAAACGACTTTTGACTAAaattttctcgggaaccaaacagCTAAGGGAGAAAATCGATGTCACGTACCAGGCGCGGGAGCCAGGGCCGTAGCTCTTAGGGTGAGAATTCCACACGTTCGAATGCCCCATGATTTCTTCGCTGCTTTCGCGAGATCGCAGAGAACCGAGCAGCGCAAGAGGTCAACccaaaacccaagaaatcacagCTCTATGACGAGAAAGTGAAGGAAAGTTGGTATTTATACAGGACAGACTCCAAAACCCTAGCTTCGCTCAAGTGCTTAGTCGGGTCGGAAATAGTTCGGGGCAGGTTCACCCAAATCAAGCCCAGTATCCAGCCCACTTAGTATTTGGATAAATTatactctcttttttctccataaATCAGTGAAATCTTGTGTCACTTATTCCTAAAGAGTAATTCACACAACTttgcttctatatatataaaataacaaatttccTTTTAGAAATATCTCCGGtgcgaacaaaaaaaaaaaaatcataaatcttTGGGTACCATATGATAAACTTCTTTTGAAGTAGGCATTCTGCGGTTGCTTAATTGACGCATCTTTGACATGACCTTAAAGAAGGCTTATTAGCAACAAGACACACTTGCCGGATAGATGTCATATGAACCCCCGCCACTACGATTACTAGcatttcattaaacaaaaaaaatgacggAAGCATAAGTTAAGAGGATAGGGGTGACATACTCAAATTATTGTGGGTATGCTCACTTTATTCTTGCCAAAtacttgtgttttttgtttactttctttCTCGAAGTCTATCATTGACTTAAGAATTAAAGTGACTTCCCGTTATGCTACTAAATAATCATTTTAATCGATTTGAAAAGGTAATCCACATAGAAagattacaaaaaagaaaatgcagtGGCCAGTCGGAGCTTGATATACGGTCAATTGACATCTTCAAATCTCTTTCTCAAAATCATATGATATTGTATTTTTATAGTGACAATAAAGTGATAAAAATgcctatttaaaatttaatttttgaaattaaaaacttaaaagattaaattgaaataaaaaacaaaaaaatagtaattaaatatgaatttttttcataaatttatggTGAGTTAAATATTCTTAACGATGTCGTTTTCAGCCAAACACTATTTAGTCGAACAGTTTCGTCTAATCAAAATTCTAGTCCTATTGACCGTCCCTCTTTCAATGGCGAGTGAAGCTGCTCcgtcttcgtcttcttcctCTGCTCCACCTGTAAATCAATCGGACGgctcttattcttcttcttctcttttgagTATTTGTTTGTTAGGTTAGGGTTCTAATGGGAGTTTTTTAATGATTGACtcagaaagaagaggaagactTGTTGTTTTTATCCGGAGCGGAGTCGGGTTGGGTTGAGGCTCGGACTCGGTGCGATCATCTGGCTTCCCTGTCGTCGGATCTCGCTCACATCCCCACCCCCGATACTCCTTGCCACAGGTTGCTTCTTAGATCCATGCTTCATTTAACCTTCTAATCTTACCAAAATTTACACTCATTTGTGTTGTTGTTACTTAGAACGCTATTGATTTTGGCACTCACACTCAAAACGTATCTCTATATTCCATCTTATTAGTCCTTAAATGCTATCAATTCTAAAGATATCTTTAATGAAGGTTTTTAGAGCTTTTCTATTTTGAGCGAAtcatatatgaattttttatctggcaaattaataattagatgattaaattcattagtttttgttatgtttttagATTATTCAGTAATTTATCATGGTGGTTTTGagttctactttttttttttaaagaaaaatattgctGGTGGAATAGAATCTTCTCCGTTTTCCTGCCCAatctagattttattttgttacatttaataAGCGTGCATGGTGCATCACTGGTTTAGTCCCACTTACAATAAGAAAAGTGTTAAGATAATATGTTAACAAATGAAGCTtggaatatttaactaaaatgggGTAAAATGTGGGATTGTGGGTCAAATTCAAAACATCTATTACGATACCaagttaaattatcaattatcttAAAATCATAAACGGATAGAAAATAGTGAATTttaacatttaattaatactttaacatgaTAATTAAGTTATTGAAGTATATAATCAAGGGAGAACGAGCACGGATATACGGACATGTCTCTTCAAAACCTTATTTGAGCGGAACTTTGCTACCCTTTTATCCCGTGTTTCTttttatacttcttgtgtacgtGGGTTGCCCCCATTGCACGGCTAATTAATTTCCTTTACTTATAAAAGACATTGAATTTATCTGCTCATGTGTGAAATCATTGACATGTGCAAAGGTGCCAACACCCGGATGAGAATTGGTTATGTTTATGCTGCAAGGACGTGCTCTGCAGCCGTTTTGCTAACAAGCATATGCTCGAGCATTATCAGCAGTCGAATCATTGTCTGGCACTCAGCTACAGGTATTATTATGTATTAGCAattgttttcttcaaactggGTCTTCTTTGATTATTACATTTAACTTTCTCGGCAATGCATTACGAAGTTGTCTTTGCTCAATGCTTATGTGGTGTTTACTTTGGGAAACAGTGATCTGTCGGTTTGGTGTTTCTCCTGTGATGCATATTTAGATGCTCAAGTGATTCTGCAACTGCGGCCTGTTTATGAGACAGCCTACATACTGAAATTTGGTGAGGCGCCGCCGTTTCGGACGGTTTAATGTATAAAATTTGTGATAATCAAGCTGAGGGTTGGAGGGTTTGTGGTCATGCAGTTGaagttttttcattttagaCTTTGAGGTTTGCTTTGGTGCAGAGGAGGGGAGTGCAGTTTTAACCGACTGTAGACCAAATATGTAGCAAGCTGGATTAACTATTAAGTGAATTGATTATAAAGCTTAAAATCTGTGTCTTCTTTTATGTCAAGGAAGTTTTTATCCAAATTTGGTTGGAAGAAATTATTTCAATccagtctattaaactaacatatatttttagagcacatgatttttatatgcatttttaataggattaatagagcatgcatttttaaaaatgcatataagaaTCACGTGATCTAAGGACAAATATTAGTTTAAGAGGAGGGATTAAAGAAAATTTCTCCACTGATGTTATAAGAGCAACTGAGGATGGTGTCTATGCTTTTGGCCATATAATGTGGCTTTTACATGTTATCTTTGCTCTTAATTAACCATGGGTATCATCAAGTGACATTAGAATTGGATTTGAAGATAACCCCCCAGTAAAAGGAATGCAACATGTACCTCTAGCATCAAAGCCCTTCAATACAAGTGCAACCAAAAAGAGGAGAcaaattgagaagaaaaaaaaaaccatttctATTGTTATATGCTTTGACAGCTTTGTCAactgggaaaaagaaaattagtggTGTCTAGTGCTCTTAGGGTACAACGTTTACTATTCTTTAACATGGTAATCTTCAAAACACTTATTACGTTTACAAATTCACATGATAATTCACATGATAATTCATGTGACACTCATTTGCATAAAATGTGATTATGTGAGTTTATAAGAAGAATGTGGTAAAAATTGTAACACCTCAAGCATTTTCCTTCATTGATAAGGGAGGAGGCTTGTTAACCATCCAATTAACCTCCTATTATGTTTCCACCTTTTCACAATAGCCTGCTGAGGGACTTGACAAGTGATTTCAAATTCTTCCTTGCAGCCTCATCGCCCGTGAATCCCTGAATATCAGAGCTTATATTCTGCAATGGTGGGAGGATGCAAAAGAGGAGacaaattgagaaaaaagaaaaagaaaagaaagacagCTCATGACTTGTAATCAGCTTAGCATCTCACCTCAACGTTCTTCAATGCCAAAACCAGAGTTTGAATGGATTTCTGGATGAGTTCTGTGTTCTCAGGGGTCATGATAGATGAATGGACCCTTCTgcatcataaaaaataagagagagataCAAAAACCTCacaatgagaaaaaagaaagaaaaaagggttgGAAAATTCACCTCAATTCCTCAGAGGCTTCAGTGAGGCTTCTGGTTAATTTCTCAACTTCCCTTAGCACACCACCATCATGAGCTTCAGCCAGTAAAGGTTGAACATCTTCAGCCAGTGCTTTGATCTTTGCCAGCAATGGCTTTGCCTCTTCAATCACTGAGGAAACTCGTTGAGCCAGTGAGAAGGCCTGTGCAACACCAATGCCCTCCACTTCACGTCCCAGGCGGGTGAATATCGCCACCATTGCATCCAAACTCACCCCTTGATTTCCCTTCATCTTTTGCCTATCGCACACAATTACACCTTCTTCAACACATTCCGGCTGCAGCGGTCCCACTGAAGGCGTTGGAATTGGATCCACCGGTGTGATATCGATCAAAGTTTCCATCAGAAGACCCGACTGGTTCACCTCGATAACTGAGTTTCGAGGTATGATCATTTTATCATCTTCCACCTACAACCAAGAATTCATCCTTGATTGAAGCAGATccccattagtttttttttttttgctcgaTTGTTGGTAATACGGATAAAAAATGTGAGAGCTCACTTGTCATAGTAGGAAGGCCGGTTTGCCTAAGACATTCTTGGGTGGGtatagggctggcaatttttgacataacccaCAAACCCGACATGAAATTAAACAGGTAGGATTGAAGAGtctgatccgtttaattaaattggtcggaTTAGAATTGACATGTTCGGTTTAATAAAATAGGTCGGATTATAATTGaactatataatcttatacacatATATCGACACAATCTAAACTCAACAGGCGAACACGAATTGTCACTCCTCACTAAGTAGCCTTATAAGAGTTTTCTCATATTTGCTGttcaaattgctaacaattcgaGTGACAAAATTGTCGGAGATGTTGTCAAATAGAAACATAGAACAAAATTAGGTACACAAAGATGATGGCATCAAGCTCACCTCCACAACTGCTTCAATGCCTGTCAATGAAGGATTAATGCGGATAACATTGCCAACGGTCACTCCTCTGATCCTCACAGGCGTTCCCCTGCAAATACCACAAGCCTGAGCAAACTCAAACACAGCCAAATATTTCCTAAATTTAGACCGCATCTGGAACCCCCTCAACCGAGACAAACCGACCGCTAACAGAACGGTGCCGGAAACAAGAAACAACCCAACCCCACCCTCCCAAATGCTCCTCCGACCGAACCCAAAATCCCTCAATGGCCGCAATGTTTGACTCCAAatattgttctttctttctgcGTCAGCGGATGCAGCTCTTACCCGGGCAGGTTTCCTTCTTGATTTCAATGGAAAAGGAGGCAAGCAATTTGAAGAAGTACAAGGGAAAGTAATAAGTGACGATGAAAACACTTGGGCCATCGGATTTCCAACCATTTTGCACTCAAACCCAGATGGAAAATCTTTGCACCAATAGCCTATCAACAATGGCAAGAGCTCCAATGGGGTATATATCAAAAGGGCAAATAAAAGTGGGTTTTATGAGTCTCTAGAGGTGCAAAGTTGCtataatttgaaggaaattttatAATCTTATGGTGTAAATTTTGTTCCTCCTCCCTACTTAGTTAACTTGCATGCAATTTgcttaacaaaaacaaataaatgaataacaTATAATcaatttggttttcttttaaaaaggaaaagaaagatgcaTGAATTACTCGGCAAGATTTCTCACATTTGCCTTCAGTTAGGAGTTAACGAATCTGAGAAATTTCTCACGTGACGCTGAAGTTTCTGACATGGGAAAGTGAAGAACAAGacgtttctttctttctcttcctttttttattttattttattttttaatttttaattttaagaacaTTATTTCGAATAACATAAAAActaaggctctgtttgtttcgaagtaaaatattttccgccgtaaaatatcttcaagaaaatcattttacaggaaaatattttccaacattTAGCGCGCGcacggaaaatcacaaatatttcttatattcacaacataaaaatactaatataaaataatttaaaaataaaatataaaagtacCCGCCCGGGACCTCGCCGGGAGCTGCCTGGAACTTGACCGAGACCtcgctgggacttgaccaggacctgacCGGACCTGGTCAAGACCCGCCCtggacttgactaggacttgCCCTGGACTTGCCCTGGACCTGCTCGGACCAACCCAAGCCCCACCCGGGCAAGTCCCATGCAGGTTCAATcaggtcttgggcaggtcccaagtcccaggcgggtctcGGGTGAGTCCAGGCCAAGTCCTGagcgggtcccaggcaagtcggGTAGGGTCCCCGACATGTCCGATCGGGTCCTGTGCGGGTCTCGGTAAAGTCtcgagcgggtcccggtcaagtcccgataaagtcccaggcaggtcccgaACGGGTTTCGGTCAAGTCCCTGCGAggtcctaggcgggtcttgGCATGATTCATCAATTCTAGAATGAAATGCTCAAAGTCGGAAAATAGTTtatggttttgaaaaccgtaaaccattttcctaaaattaaagaagaattttctgtcaaagggaaaatattttgcattggctattattttacgtcgcgtcaaacaccaaaaaatatgtaaaacattTCCCGTAAATCATTTTACTACAAAACAAAGAGAGCCTAAGAATATTCTAACAAGGATGATGGAGGCTATTATGGGTATCAGGGTATGTATtgttaatctttttctttaacGATGTTTAACTTTTTAAATAGTGAAGCAACCGTCCATAGATGTAAAGGAAAATACAGTTGAAAAATAGGTCGCcacttttatttcaaaaaatattatgaattatATACTATGATCATGATCTTTGGAATTTCAAATGGATAAAGGTTACTAAGGTACTTCGAAAGtttatgtaaaaataataaattttattttgcatgaCTAGCTTTCTGGTTACACAAACTTTTGTCTTTACAAGGAGTCATTTtagattcatttttttaaatgtctcttcatattgtaattatttatttgtttgtttcttttttattatagatGCGACATTTGAACAAGTCACTTGCATTTGTAACTTTCACTATTTATAATGCCTATGCATAAATG
This window encodes:
- the LOC132176912 gene encoding uncharacterized protein LOC132176912 isoform X1, with the translated sequence MASEAAPSSSSSSAPPKEEEDLLFLSGAESGWVEARTRCDHLASLSSDLAHIPTPDTPCHRCQHPDENWLCLCCKDVLCSRFANKHMLEHYQQSNHCLALSYSDLSVWCFSCDAYLDAQVILQLRPVYETAYILKFGEAPPFRTV
- the LOC132176912 gene encoding uncharacterized protein LOC132176912 isoform X2, whose protein sequence is MASEAAPSSSSSSAPPKEEEDLLFLSGAESGWVEARTRCDHLASLSSDLAHIPTPDTPCHRCQHPDENWLCLCCKDVLCSRFANKHMLEHYQQSNHCLALSYSLIARESLNIRAYILQWWEDAKEETN
- the LOC132176913 gene encoding protein TRIGALACTOSYLDIACYLGLYCEROL 2, chloroplastic-like; its protein translation is MVGNPMAQVFSSSLITFPCTSSNCLPPFPLKSRRKPARVRAASADAERKNNIWSQTLRPLRDFGFGRRSIWEGGVGLFLVSGTVLLAVGLSRLRGFQMRSKFRKYLAVFEFAQACGICRGTPVRIRGVTVGNVIRINPSLTGIEAVVEVEDDKMIIPRNSVIEVNQSGLLMETLIDITPVDPIPTPSVGPLQPECVEEGVIVCDRQKMKGNQGVSLDAMVAIFTRLGREVEGIGVAQAFSLAQRVSSVIEEAKPLLAKIKALAEDVQPLLAEAHDGGVLREVEKLTRSLTEASEELRRVHSSIMTPENTELIQKSIQTLVLALKNVENISSDIQGFTGDEAARKNLKSLVKSLSRLL